A window from Populus trichocarpa isolate Nisqually-1 chromosome 3, P.trichocarpa_v4.1, whole genome shotgun sequence encodes these proteins:
- the LOC127905138 gene encoding FT-interacting protein 3-like — MQKPPQSVDFALKETSPNIGAGSVTGDKLSCTYDLVEQMQYLYVRVVKAKDLPPKDITGSCDPYVEVKLGNYKGVTKHFEKKSNPEWNQVFAFSKDRIQASVLEVFVKDKDVVLDDLIGRMMFDLIDVPKRVPPDSPLAPQWYRLEDRKGDKIKAGELMLAVWMGTQADEAFPDAWHSDAASVGPDGVNKIRSKVYISPKLWYVRVNVIEAQDLVPGDKSRFPEVFVRGTLGNQALRTRTSQTKTVNPMWNEDLIFVVAEPFEEPLILTAEDRLGPNKDEVLGKCVIPLQLVQRRLDHKPVNTRWFNLEKHVIVDGEQKKETKFASRIHLRICLDGGYHVLDESTHYSSDLRPTAKQLWRSSIGILELGVLSAVGLMPMKKKDDRGTTDAYCVAKYGQKWIRTRTIVDSFAPRWNEQYTWEVFDPCTVITIGVFDNGHIHGGGGGKDSRIGKVRIRLSTLETDRVYTHSYPLLAIQTSGVRKTGEVQLAVRFTCSSLVNMLHMYSHPLLPKMHYVHPLSVMQLDSLRHQAMHIVSMRLSRSEPPLRKEVVEYMLDVDSHMWSMRRSKANFFRIMAVLSGLIAVGKWFDQICNWKNSLTTILIHILFIILVLYPELILPTIFLYLFLIGLWNYRWRPRHPPHMDTRLSHADAAHPDELDEEFDSFPTSRPSDIVRMRYDRLRSIAGRVQTVVGDLATQGERFQSLISWRDPRATTLFVTFCLIAAIVLYVTPFQVLALLIGLYVLRHPRFRHKLPSVPLNFFRRLPARSDSML; from the coding sequence atgcagAAGCCACCACAATCAGTCGACTTTGCTCTAAAGGAGACCTCACCAAACATTGGTGCGGGATCTGTCACAGGAGATAAGCTTTCCTGCACCTATGACCTTGTTGAGCAAATGCAATATCTTTATGTTCGTGTAGTGAAAGCTAAAGATTTGCCTCCCAAAGATATTACTGGTAGTTGTGATCCCTATGTTGAAGTAAAGCTTGGAAATTACAAGGGTGTTACGAAACATTTTGAGAAGAAAAGCAACCCAGAATGGAATCAGGTTTTTGCTTTCTCAAAAGATAGAATTCAAGCTTCAGTTTTGGAGGTGTTTGTGAAGGACAAGGATGTTGTCTTAGATGATTTGATTGGTAGGATGATGTTTGATCTCATTGATGTGCCAAAACGTGTTCCGCCGGATAGTCCTTTGGCACCACAATGGTATAGACTGGAAGATAGGAAGGGAGATAAGATTAAGGCTGGGGAGCTGATGCTGGCTGTTTGGATGGGAACTCAAGCAGATGAGGCATTCCCCGACGCTTGGCATTCAGATGCAGCCAGCGTTGGTCCTGATGGTGTTAACAAAATCCGATCCAAGGTATATATTTCACCCAAGCTTTGGTATGTTAGGGTCAATGTGATTGAAGCTCAGGACTTGGTGCCTGGTGACAAAAGTCGGTTCCCAGAAGTATTTGTGAGGGGCACCCTTGGAAATCAAGCATTGAGAACTAGGACATCTCAAACTAAGACTGTCAATCCAATGTGGAATGAGGACTTGATATTTGTAGTTGCTGAACCTTTCGAGGAGCCTTTGATTTTGACTGCCGAAGATAGATTGGGACCAAATAAAGATGAAGTTCTGGGGAAGTGCGTGATCCCTTTGCAACTTGTGCAGAGGAGGCTAGACCACAAGCCAGTTAACACTAGGTGGTTTAATCTTGAGAAGCATGTGATTGTAGATGgagaacaaaagaaagaaaccaagtTTGCCAGCAGGATTCATTTGAGGATCTGTTTAGATGGAGGGTATCATGTTTTGGATGAATCAACTCACTACAGCAGTGACCTTAGGCCAACAGCAAAGCAGTTATGGAGGTCTAGCATTGGGATTTTGGAACTTGGGGTTCTAAGTGCTGTGGGGCTGATGccaatgaagaaaaaggatgacCGAGGTACGACAGATGCCTACTGTGTAGCTAAATATGGGCAGAAATGGATCCGGACAAGGACAATTGTCGACAGCTTCGCTCCAAGGTGGAATGAGCAGTACACATGGGAGGTTTTCGACCCGTGTACTGTCATTACAATTGGGGTTTTTGATAATGGTCACATACATGGTGGTGGAGGGGGGAAAGACTCCAGAATTGGGAAAGTCAGAATTCGTCTATCCACACTCGAAACTGATAGAGTTTATACACACTCCTATCCTCTTCTGGCCATTCAGACTTCTGGGGTGAGGAAAACAGGTGAAGTTCAGTTAGCTGTGAGGTTCACATGCTCATCTCTGGTTAATATGTTGCACATGTATTCGCATCCATTGTTACCAAAAATGCACTACGTCCATCCATTGTCAGTTATGCAGCTTGATAGCTTGAGGCACCAAGCTATGCACATTGTCTCCATGAGGCTGAGCAGGTCCGAGCCACCTTTGAGGAAAGAGGTTGTGGAATATATGCTAGATGTAGATTCACATATGTGGAGCATGAGGAGGAGCAAGGCCAACTTTTTCAGAATTATGGCTGTTCTAAGTGGCTTGATTGCTGTTGGGAAATGGTTTGATCAAATCTGCAACTGGAAGAACTCTCTTACCACCATTTTAATTCACATCCTCTTCATAATCTTGGTCCTTTATCCAGAGCTAATACTTCCCACAATTTTCCTCTACCTTTTCCTGATCGGACTCTGGAACTATCGGTGGAGACCAAGACACCCTCCTCACATGGACACCCGACTCTCTCATGCTGATGCTGCTCATCCTGATGAACTTGATGAAGAATTCGATTCATTCCCTACTTCCAGACCATCAGATATCGTCAGAATGCGATACGATCGTCTAAGAAGTATCGCAGGGAGGGTTCAGACCGTGGTCGGTGACCTTGCAACTCAAGGGGAAAGATTTCAGTCTCTGATAAGTTGGAGAGACCCGAGGGCTACCACTTTGTTTGTGACATTctgtttaattgctgccatagttctCTATGTCACTCCTTTCCAGGTTCTAGCCCTTCTCATTGGCCTTTATGTGTTGAGACATCCAAGGTTCCGCCACAAGCTCCCTTCCGTCCCCCTCAACTTCTTTAGGAGGTTGCCTGCAAGGTCTGACAGCATGCTATAA